A stretch of Pseudomonas sp. 7SR1 DNA encodes these proteins:
- a CDS encoding HupE/UreJ family protein, whose protein sequence is MTLKRLFGALALLLTPALAFAHPGHGDNGLTAGLGHPIGGLDHLLAMLAVGLWAAQQQGAARWALPCTFVGTMLLGGLLGFEGLDLPALESGIAASVLALGLAVALAVRPPLGLAVGATALFALFHGIAHGLELPDMSTPWAYATGFVAATAALHGAGFALVRVLPRAAAPLIRLAGAASAATGVWLLAG, encoded by the coding sequence ATGACACTCAAACGCCTCTTTGGCGCCCTGGCCCTGCTGCTGACTCCGGCCCTGGCATTCGCCCACCCCGGCCACGGCGACAATGGCCTGACCGCCGGCCTCGGCCATCCCATCGGCGGGCTCGACCATTTGCTGGCGATGCTGGCGGTCGGTTTGTGGGCTGCGCAACAACAAGGCGCCGCGCGCTGGGCATTGCCATGCACCTTCGTCGGTACGATGCTGCTTGGCGGCCTGCTGGGCTTTGAAGGCCTGGACCTGCCGGCGCTGGAAAGCGGCATCGCCGCCTCGGTGCTCGCCCTGGGCCTGGCCGTGGCACTGGCGGTGCGTCCGCCGCTGGGCCTGGCGGTCGGTGCAACCGCCCTGTTTGCGCTGTTCCATGGCATCGCCCATGGCTTGGAATTGCCGGACATGTCGACCCCGTGGGCTTATGCGACAGGCTTTGTCGCAGCCACGGCGGCGCTGCATGGTGCAGGTTTCGCGCTGGTGCGGGTGTTGCCTCGGGCAGCGGCGCCGTTGATTCGATTGGCCGGGGCAGCTTCGGCGGCGACTGGGGTTTGGTTGCTGGCGGGCTGA
- the ureG gene encoding urease accessory protein UreG, which translates to MNTQPLRVGIGGPVGSGKTALTLALCLALRERYNLAVVTNDIYTREDADFLVRNQALAPERIIGVETGGCPHTAIREDASINLEAVDQLNRRFPGLDLILVESGGDNLSATFSPELSDLTLYVIDVSAGDKLPRKGGPGICKSDLLVINKIDLAPLVGASLEMMDSDTRRMRNGKPFVFSNQKTGQGLDEIIAFIERQGLLTAA; encoded by the coding sequence ATGAATACACAACCTTTGCGCGTCGGTATCGGCGGCCCGGTCGGTTCCGGCAAAACCGCGCTGACCCTGGCCCTGTGCCTGGCCCTGCGCGAACGCTACAACCTGGCAGTGGTCACCAACGACATCTACACCCGCGAAGATGCCGATTTCCTGGTGCGCAACCAGGCCCTGGCGCCGGAGCGAATCATTGGCGTGGAGACCGGCGGTTGCCCCCATACCGCCATCCGCGAGGATGCGTCGATCAACCTGGAAGCGGTGGACCAGCTGAACCGACGCTTCCCCGGGCTGGACCTGATCCTGGTGGAATCCGGCGGCGACAACCTCTCGGCCACCTTCAGCCCGGAGCTGTCGGACCTGACCCTCTATGTGATCGACGTATCGGCTGGCGACAAACTGCCGCGCAAGGGCGGGCCGGGCATCTGCAAATCCGATTTGCTGGTGATCAACAAGATCGACCTGGCACCGCTGGTGGGGGCATCCCTGGAAATGATGGACAGCGACACCCGGCGGATGCGCAACGGCAAGCCCTTCGTCTTCAGCAACCAGAAAACCGGCCAGGGCCTGGACGAAATCATCGCCTTCATCGAGCGCCAGGGCCTGCTGACAGCCGCCTGA